The DNA segment GTTCCTCCTATTCGTTGACGGCCAAAACCTTGGGCAGCTGCGCCTTGTGCGGGTGCTCCGGTCCCACATAAACCTTGAGCTTGGTGAAGAGCCGGTCGCCCAGGCGCGTTTTCGGGAGCATCCCGCGGACCGCCCATTCCACGATCCGTTCCGGGTGCGCACTCCCGAGCAGTTTCTCGGGGGTGGTGGACTTGAGGCCGCCCATGTATCCGGAGTGGCTGTAGTAGACTTTCCCCGTCATCTTCTTCCCGGTGAGCTTCACCTTGTCGGCGTTCACCACGATGACGAAATCGCCCATGTCGGAGTTGGGCGTGAACGTCGGCTTGTGCTTGCCGCGCAGAACGTCGGCGATTTTCGTCGCCATTCGGCCGAGCACCTTTCCCTCGGCGTCCACGACGTACCACGTCTGGTCGGCAGGATCCCTGGTCAGCATCTTCGTCGTTTTCATCTCGCAGACCTTCCCCTCGAAATCAAAGGATCATATCTAACAGGATTTGCCGCGCCGCGTCAAGGGCAAAAAGATGGAAGGGAAAAAGATGGTCCGATATTACGACATATCCTCATCAAAATTTATTCTGCAGCGAGGACACTGATCGGTTTTTCCGGCGGAAAACACGATGATATATCCCAATATCGCCTTGCACTTTGGGCACCTGATTCCGATGTACACAAGTATGTTCCCAACAAGGAACAATGAAATCGCGCTATATAACAATGTCTTGAATAAAGAAATCGACATGTATTTCTCTGTAAAGGCCAACATAGCCATCACCGAAAAACTAACAGCTACTAAAGTTAAATAT comes from the Deltaproteobacteria bacterium genome and includes:
- the rplM gene encoding 50S ribosomal protein L13 produces the protein MKTTKMLTRDPADQTWYVVDAEGKVLGRMATKIADVLRGKHKPTFTPNSDMGDFVIVVNADKVKLTGKKMTGKVYYSHSGYMGGLKSTTPEKLLGSAHPERIVEWAVRGMLPKTRLGDRLFTKLKVYVGPEHPHKAQLPKVLAVNE